In Misgurnus anguillicaudatus chromosome 14, ASM2758022v2, whole genome shotgun sequence, the genomic window CCGGCCCGCACTTGTGTACCTTCTGGACGCCGAGGTGTGAGCCCAGCTTATTCCTTTACACGCCGAAGGTGGCCCGTTAAGGTATTTACCTACCCATTCCCCAGTGTACTTGCCTGTCTCTGCTTTTACGTCCAGGAAGAGAGGTTGGAGCGTCCCTCTGGAGGTCATCTGAAAGACACCAAGAGCAGAAGTTGAGAATATCCCCCCTGTAATTCACGAGTGGACAAAGAAGATAAAGACAGACTAAGATGACTTACCTGTGATCCCCGTGAGAGTCAGAAGCGACTCAGAGCCATTCAAAGTCTCCGCACTTACCTTTTAAGATTCCCTTCCCCTTTCCCCTTaccttttaatgtttaataaagattGTTATATGTTATCCCGTTTTCTcgtctgtttggtcattggggtattttgggacctcctcggggtggaaaCTTAGGGAGGGGCGTGATTCACATTAGaagtggtccgctccgacctgtgacattgGCACATCACTGTGGCCTTCTGGGAtgttgctagggcattgttaTGGATTGCTATGATGTTTTAGTGTTTGTCAGCACACTGTTAGGGtcttctgggtggttgctagggaaatGTTAGGCATTTGCAACAATGTTTTGAGTGTTTGTTGGCACACTGTTAGGCCGTTCTGGGTGATTGTTAGGGCATTGTTATGCGCTTGCTCGTTTTATGTGTAATGTTGTATGTTATCATTTATGGCAATAGCACAAACATTtcagaacaaaaacatttagggACTTGTTTAAATTtgagtaatagtgatgctttacTTAACAGACAGCACTAGTAAGTTTGCACCTGTGGCACTagtgtgagatctgttgtgttaTGAGTGCTGCGTTTCTTTCAGTCTCAGATAAAGCTTCTGCTGTGTAAAGAGACCAATTGAGAGCGAGACCAGAAGAGTTTCTTGGTCCATGACTTCAAATGGACTCTGAATGAACTAGACATTGTTGTCAGTTCCTGTTGAATATTTTGATCTACAgcttaaaaacacaaaagtgCATTCTTCACTGTGACAATTTTGATAAATGTGCCTTCTAAATTCATGAgataatttttttgcttttgtttggagtgacttgttttttgtttaaaactaAGGAATACTAAAATAAACAGCCTTATAGTCATGAAACATTACCTGTCTTTCAGAAAATAGCTTTTAAACATACACAAGATGACCTTGACAAATCACAAATCTCTCATCTGGCACATTGGCAAATCTttaaacaaagcattcacacaGTTAAAGAACTAAAGGTTTGGACTTTATGAAGGAAATGAGGTCATACTCATATACTGTACCTTTGTACAGTGAACTGTGCTGTGCGCTGATATGATGGCATTAACTTGCAGATTAGCACAAGACATTTGATAAGCAAATTAGTTTCATGATGAAACACAGATGAATGTGACTGCTTTGATTCAATCGAAATGAGCAGCTCAGTGACTTTGAACATCAAGCAGCAGATGCATGTGTTAAACACCGGCGTCACGTGTCACAGTCAGccatatatacacataaatgCCTCATTCGAATGCTCCATAAGTGCATAAGCACCTAGTATTTCCATTAACACATCCCATGTGTATTTCATTACTTCATATCAGTCCATCAGATTATTTTGAAACATTCAAACACTTTCATTTTTAGCCAAGCACTGAATCCCTGTATAAAAAAGTCAGTATTCATGATATGGCAGACTAGTGGATAAAATTTTCCAGTGAAGTATTCTTTTAATGGAGAGAGTAAAATCATTACACTATAACAGCAGCAAAGGATTATGGGATATCTGTGGCATTGTATAGATGAAAGcacagcgtgtgtgtgtgtgtgtgtgtgtgtgtgtgtgtgtgtgtgtgtgtgtgtgtgtgtgtgtgtgtggtagaGTCAGGAAGGCTCTGGGATTTCTACTGTATAGTGGCGTATGGACCTGGTGACGCCAGGCTTTTCTTTCAAGGAGCTCTTATGTAAAAGAAAGATGAGATTGTGATGCTATACTGGGAACTTGAGTGCTTTGCCTTGCTGTGGTGCATTTTCATTGATGGCCACATGATTTTAACAATTGATTTTAATGGAGTCCAGAGGTCTGATATAGCACTAAAATGTGTTTCTGATTAGCTTTCTAACTGattttgttattatttgttattatttagtATGTAGCTTACgtcataaacacaaaaaaaaaaatccagcacGATTTTGAGAATGAGCCAAAATCTTGTGTTCAAGTCGAGTGtcaacatttttattgtttgactTGATATCTTTTATATTTCTTCATAACGTAAAAATGTCGTAAAATATCGAATCCCAGATGTTTTTAGTGTAGTCTCTGATTTTTACATCCCATTGTGATCATAAAATGGTCGCTTTATGTGTTGTATATCATTATGGTGTCATTGTTGATAAGATATTTTAATGCTAAGAGAGATAAAACAGGTAATTTTATAAAGGTAAAAGGTAATTAGAGGTTAAACCAAGCATTGTACATGATGTATTTGGAATCAGTACTCATGCATTCAATGCTGCAGtggatttatttttgtattcagTTTTTTCAGGGCTTCAGGAATGATATGACAGCACTTTTGATCAGGCCTCCTTTAGTGAGAGATGACCGAATTTTTGAGAAAGAGGAAGATTTGATGCTCTGTCGAGCAGGGTTGCTCGCTGGTCTAAATTTAGACTATTGAAGTTCCCGCATATTATTAGAAAGCAATGTGAGCCAGGCCTGAGCTGGAGCGAGATGATATAAATAGCAGCAAGTAGAAGCGTGATTGTTTCAGCTTCACTAGAATTCAGGACTGAGCTTGGGGGGGTACAGAGGTTGCCAGATATTGCAGGTAGAGTCAGAGACAGCTCCTCTCTTTATACCTCAACTGCAGGATTATGTCAGTACTGTAAATGCTTATGAAAGGATCTCCCTTTTATTGACCATCACTGCTGATTGTTATAACATTCGACTGACATTAATGAATGTTATGAAGGTtagtattttatgtaaatccGAAGATTGTGTAGGGTCAGCGAATTTGTGTAGGGTCCTGATCATGCAgtcataatttaatttaaatacatgaaatatcacaacaaccaacttgTAAGGACATTGGTAGGCCTACTTACTAACACAGCCAAGACTTATTGGTTTTCTTTAAATCTAATGTTATGCATGTTTCCCTGTTATGCAGGGTTTGCAAGTCTATATAATGACATCAGAAACATAGTGAAACAAacttaagtttgtgtttgtgtgtaaataAACATGTAGGTCACGATTAAATGAGATCTTTTTCATCATCCTGCAGCCTCTGGTTGTTCATTTAGTTGTATTACACTGACATCAGCTGGACATGATACGGTACTGCATCATACACGAGCAGGTAGGTAGCTTATTgaaacttagacaaatgaataatTACAAAATATAGAAATTATTAAGTGTATACAGTAAGCAGCAGCATAGGTTTATATCAGTTTATATATATTACTAAAGTAATTTGAACAGTGGCATATGATATTGCACTTAGTGGATTGCATCAGATTATTGCacttgttaaaggggacatgtcacaagacttttttaagacgtcaaataaatctttggtgtccccagaatacacacagtgaagttctagctcaaaataccatatagataatttattataagatgttaaaattgccactttgtaggtgtgagcaaaaatgtgccttttgggtgtttcctttaaatgcaaatgagttgatctctgcactaaattccAGTgacatggttggatagtgcagataaagatgtggtattattcccttctgacatcacaaggggagccaatttTCAATTACCTACTTTTTCACATGCTAGCAGAGAAtcgtttaccaaaactaagttactgggttgatctttttcacattgtatctaggttgatagaagcactggggacccaataatagcacttaaacatggaaaaaagtcagattcttatgatatgtcccttttaaTGATAACTGATAAAAAGTAACTTTAAATTACTTGTTTGATCATTTCATTATCATAACACAATATACTAGTTGCTACAGTTATTATTGtcactatagaccccttcatggttcacgtcacaggcggttcccactgcgcatgtcggggtcagaaaagtcattacagcagattgagttgcgtattattcggtatcgttaaaaatgcctacttacgtcgtgggctgtgaaaatcgcaccaggtcttccgttaagttttcgcgattcatgcagaatctcaaaaacaaaaaatacaacatctgcgtctgcaagcaattaatgtgcagactgggacagtgcaaatatcaaagaggcttgtgtttgtagtgctcacttcatttcaggtaagtcatcatttttcagccctgttagattaaattataaagccaggatggtatgaacagtttgaccccaaattaatacaggtttataacaacatgaaagtgagtaagTAACTTTAAATGAtaacaaaagtttcatttttgagtgaactgtccctttaaatgaagCAATGAATAtgggttttcctttaaaaagtgtaaaaatttCAAAATTCACTTAATTTAATGTCACGCTATATTGTGCACGCAGGTAAACAAAAACGTTATGTTAAGCATAATTGTTTTGATTAAGCGTAATAAATCGGTTTAcgtaaaaatgattaattaatcTTTTGAGCCTGAACGCCGTTTATatcttattaaataaaaaatatttacagtcCATCGTTCCTATTAAACGGTTTATTTATAGTTTAGCGAATTAGCGTGttgtaataataaattattatttttacattttgaaaaaacgtTTTGCTTCACATCCGGGCTGTGACTCTTATCTCCCACAATGCTTTGCACTTTCTTTCTCTTCCGGTTGTCGTGCACTTCGTGTGGCAGGTATTAAGTTTATCtctgtataataatataatctCAAACAATCCTGCAGATATGCTGATGATCATTAAATCATATATTCCGTAACGCGTTTAGCATCACTTTTAAAGCATCATCTGTATAATATTAAGGCCGATGAGTGGTTTGATATGCCATAAATAGTTTGTAGTTTACTAGCCTCTGGATTAGCTGTTCGCGGCGCGCTCTCGTTTGAGCGAATTGGTCTGTTTATAAACACGTTTAATTTTGATTAAGTACACATTTAAGCATACTTAAAATTTTCTTCAAATGCCCAAGCGCATATTAGTGTTGATGTTGTAATATAAATGAACAGACCGTTGCTCGCGGTATAATCACTGAATGCATCAACTCAGCTATGATGGGTGTAGTGACGTTAGGCGATTAAATACTGCATGGTCCGGCTGATACTGTGTAGAAAACTGTTAGTTGTCTGTTTATTCTAAAcattattcttttttctcttaACAGAGAGTGATCAGAAATGGCCAAGTCAAAGAACCACACCACACACAACCAGTGTAAGCCAATCTATCCTGTTTACTTGAATGCACGTGATCATTCGggttcatgttaatttttacttttgtttatatgttgtGCAGCCCGTAAATGGCACAGAAATGGCATCAAGAAGCCCAGATCTCAGCGTTATGAGTCTCTGAAGGGGGTAAGTGTCAGAGCATCTTTAACATTATGTGCATTGTTGTTTCTAATTTAAACCTTTTTATATAatcagtaatattattttttaaaacagtcAACATATGAATAATGACTCAGTCAAGGTGTTCATCAAACCCTGATGTCTTGTAAACACAAACTCTTGcttactgtataatataatgacatGATGGATAGATTCTTTACTGCTGATATTTAAGTCTGTAATGAATCAGGAAAAAAGGTGATGATGTGGTCAGTAGTTTGAATTTGAGAGATTTGCTGGATTTTTAAGTGCATTTATTTGCACAATCTTACTttgattatgcttaataaactgataatgtgTAAGctcatataaacatgtaaaatcAGGGAAAGCTCATACTCCAAAAGCATCCCAAATccgatacactgtaaaaacctTTTTGCTcttaagtttaatcaatttgtaattgtaatttaaaCTGTCTTGACTTGTGAGGaattgctataaattataaaaagtttaaataacTTGAGCTAattcatctttatttttataatttattgcaACTCATCACAAGTCAAAGTATAAATGAGTACGTtaacatgcacagaataagtgGATAACTATCAAATATCTGATTATTATAGAAAactgtttacatgcaaatcagtAAGCcagctatgcagacaactgcgtttacatgggctTATCAGTGAATTATCAgttttctcgcaggcagtgacgtcaccacctatagtacacaatagtcgttcaaaaagccaatggcatatctgtcttaagctgtactgttgtatctcttctcgtgtctgcagaacctgtaaatataacatgagcttctattttaacagtttctttgccaactgctttagtcaaGTGAAGacttatgcgttactttgcgcttccacgtgtgacgtttatctttcatacACGGAGACATGcccacatggacaaaaccgtgagaaagccggttaaggtgcttacatgccacgcgaaacactacctgtgccgatcggtttttgcttacgccgtttatgggctttccccaaAAAAAGGAAAACCGTTTTAcgtgtttacatgaccccacatgttatcagtttattaagcataatcggagtaagactgtgcatgtaaacgcactcaatgTATTGTGAattaagtttaagtgcaacaaggaatttttcaCAGATAATTGTGCTTGTGCATTCAGCAGATACCTTGGATCACCGCTCAGTGTCTTTCTCATGCGCTGCATGGTGTTCACGatgtcttgattttaaatgataaatgaaactTGTAGTGATTTATGTTTTCGCGTTTTTCTCGGAcactttaaaggcgctctaagcgaattcacgcgttttagatcataaattttttttgttacatacagcaaacatctcctcactatctacttgctgcctgtccgctgatcaaactgtaaaaacgcgatctctgtagacagcctaggctccacaaactgcaattaaaacaaagtggccaaacctacaaacagaaaccagaaaagtgttccagccaataaacgacaaaaaggatttgggggtgggggttgggcgcgttcatgaaagcacggaagggagggggagcaggagttagctatgctccgtttgtttgaaaacagttcaaacagcaacaaaaagtgacgtcacacagattcgcttggAGCGCCTTTAAAGTGCTCTTACCCACATGTTTTCTGCATTTGCATCTCTCACTCTGCACTTGTTACTATTTGATCACAGACTTCATTGTTTGGTAAAATTGATTCAGCCAAACACCGAAAATTTGTTCTTGCTATTTTCGGTTGCCGAGCATTCGGTGCATCCTTAGTAGCACTGCAACAACCAAAGAACAGCCAGGTGCTTGGCCAGTAAACCCACCAAAGAAGCAGTTTTTGTGTATGTTATGAGCAGATTAGCTGTGACCTATCTTTGTTTTTACTGGTGTTGATGAAAATCTGTGTGAGGACAGTGCTCGCAGTTCGTGTGGAATGGACGCGTTGTTAGAATTTTGCAGACACTATGCAAAGCTATGCGTAACCTAATAAATGTAAGTTTGCTGTCAAATCGATACAGATAATGGAGAAACTGTAAAATTGAAAACTTGAGTTACACTTGCAGGTTATGCAGACGTAAGATGAGATGCAACAGCATAGCTTTCGATTTTTGAAATCCTAAGGTGACTAATAGTTGATGACGTGCAGTCACTGCCTgtgagaaacctgacaaatctccaagttGCAGTTTACATACACAGGTGTTACGTTCGCGATAATGTGAAATTGCCttgattgtcagtgaactacggctttgtttAGTACAGTGGTTCTCGGCGTTACTTCTGGAGACCCACtcctctgcacattttgtatgtctcccttatttaacacaacTGATTCAAGTCATTAACTCATTAGTAGAGATCCatatgaactgaactgagtctgtcagatgagagagagacaaaatgtgcagagcagttgGTCTCCAGGAATGGAGTTGAGAAGCACTGGTTTAGTAAATGCTGcgccatctgaaagcaggtgatggcgatttactactaattaAGGAACCgactttactgacgagatgcgcatgacattcaatttatcgtgcagccctacgtTGACCAATGTTATCTTTGTGTTAATAAAGGTTGATCATGTATGCAGTAGGGCTGGGTTTTGATTCAAATTTCAAGAATCAATTCTGATTCTCAAGATCTTCAATCGATTATCATTATTCGATCCGATGTTCGAGACTTAGataagtgtttttgaaaaaagcgTTTTTTGTCCAGCTGTTGCACAATGACATAATTTGGTTCCATTACCTTAGCCGCCTGAATCCCACGTTCTCAACAACAGAATACGGGGTCATATCTTTGCAAATGAAGCCCACAATCGTTTGTTTCAGTGTCATCTGTTGCGGTTCGGTGGCGGGCTTGGATATGATGTCTTGATGATGTCGCATGTGATTCCTGAGATTAGTAGTATTTCCACAATACTTCACCTCCATTTGGCAGGCTTTGCAAATTGCTTTGCTTTTGTCAAGCTCGTTCTCTGCATTGCTTCTGAACCCGAAATGGTGCCAGATCGCAGCTTTGAGCGTTTCTGGAGTTTTCAAAACAACCgcttgcttaacgttactgacCGCCATGTTCGTCATTTTAATATCCTTCCACCTCACGCGCATGTGTGAATTCAATGACGCGGCAAGTTTAAggtattaattattaaatcgatCCTGTCGAATGTGTctatttaacattaaaatgtgGCGTTTTCTATACAAAATGTTAGTAGTCCTATGTCAGATTCCCCATAGGTTTTTTGTGTAGCAAAATGTTTGTTATAAATCCGGATATATTTTTCAAATGTACCCTAAGTGTCACTGTGCATTTGTTACAAGAACTTTTTATATGTattgatgtttttgttttttattaacagGTGGACCCTAAGTTTCTGAGGAACATGCGTTTTGCTAAGAAACACAACAAGAAGGGGATGAAGGGTGTCGCACAGAAAGAGGCCCCCAAATAGATGAAAGACCTCTGAAGAGTTAACGGTGTACAGATGTTCTGATAAAGGACTTTATACCATCAAAATAAAGCCATGCTTTGTTAATGAAATCTCTTCTTTGTCTCTCTGGTTCATTCATTGGTAATTGGAGACCATGGTGAGGGAAGGTTAGATATACCATAAACCTGGGGTTAAATAAGTGATCTTTAATATAAATTCCTGCTAAAGTGTTTGTTATCACACAATCAAAGGAAATACTGTTTGGTGTTCAGCTAGATCGGTCCAAGCAAGCCTTTTATATACTCTAATCTAGTGCATGGGTCTTCAACAATGTATcaaatatttagtttaaatctttttaagttgtgcatcaatcaaaaatgcaataatAGTCTTCTGAAAGAAATTAAGGTTCCAATTTAAAAGTAtagaaaaactaaaaatgaaGGATCCTTTTAAAATCTTAAGTGCATTTAAATTTATTACCATGTAAACTGTGTTTATCTGTGTACACAAATactgttttttaatgtaatttgaTACATGTTGTGTGGGTCCTTTCTCCTCTCTGTGCATTAAAGGGGTTCTTGGCCTGAAAAGGTTGAAGACCTCTCCTACAGTGCAGTGATTCCTAAACCAGTTCTAAGTGGCACCCCTCCCACGCAGGATGTCTTcctatttaaaacacctgatttaacttaTTTACCGAGTTAACTCAAACAGTCGAGTGTGTTGCAAGATCCAGCAATCTAAACCAAAGCAAAAAAATTTGatgaaacatttaattaaatgcaTGAGAATGCAGTAAATACAGCAAAGTTTAGCAAAACTTGTATGATGTTACATGAAGTTTTATATACTACAGTAGTTCCTTTGCACCACATGGCTTCATTAAAGcagcaatatttttaaatattataattaaGGTCCAGTCATTTAAATGGTTTTGTTTGAAGTTTATGTAATATTGGGTCAGTTTTCCGGACCAGAATGAGAcatattaggatatttaagtgttttatatCTCATAAAAACTACTCATGTGCACCTTGAGACAAAGCTGggacctgtctgggaaaccaccacATTAAAACTTATAACAAACCACAAAATGAGCACAAAACTGAAATGAATGCATTGGAATGCTTATGCTTTATAGGAACATTTGGTTGATGCTTCATCTGTATAAAGAAGCACATTTGATCAGTTTGTTTTTTCTTGTGGACCAAACTCATACAGGAAACATGGGTAAATGATGactcaattttcatttttgggtgaactatccctttaatcgcACAGTACTGTAATGGATTAGACATCTGTCATGGTCCTTCCCTGCCAGGAGCCTGAGATATGCTGGACCTCCAACACTCCCAGTGGCACTGCCTTGATCAACTGTATAAATAGATGGATCTCACTGCAGTGTTTGCGATTATAAGAAACATCATTACTCTTCAGTTAAACAGTGATCCGTTCTACCTGTTGAAATGTGGGGAAGATTGTTATGTAATTACAATTATTTAGTATAATCAACTTTTCattttatacaaatattttcatttcattaatGCTTTGCAATGCTTTGATTCATCAATAAAGGACTGAAGACCCAAGTTTTTTCATTCTTTACTTTTTTGGTTTCTTCAAGTTTAATGAAAACAGAGAACAGGATGAGGTAACACTGATTTTTGAAAACGTTGAAAAGAGAGCatatataacacattttaggAGACGAGCAGGTGAAATGAGAACTtgcaaagataaaaaaaaatactacacTTCAATAGTATCACAATTATATGTTGCACATTTTTGGGGTGGGTTCCCGCACATTACCATTACAGGTGGTCTTCCACATTAAAAAAACGTACATGTATAATTTTCTATTAAAATATACTTCATTAAacgggtcatattatgagatatttttaagatgtaaactaagtctttggtgtccccagagttcGTACGTGAAGTTCTAACTCAAAATTTCCCACAGATATTatatttaacatgttataattgccactttgtaggtgtgagcaaaaactttctctttttgggtgtgtcctttaaaatgcaaatgagctgatgaaatgcaaacgctgatcgccataatggtgatTTACTGAAACTCAGTTGTGGCGTCAGTTatttgctctctctctttctctctgcaccaaatggcagtgctgtggttggatagtgccttctgacatcacaaggggagattaatttcaatgacctactttttcacatgcttgcagagaatagtttaccaaaactaagttactgggttgttattttttcaccttttctaggttgatagaagcactggggacccactTATAGCACAGGATAGCTggataaatttctttgttctgataaacaagaatgaagatattttgagaaatgtttgtaaccaaactgttcgtggaccccatttactttcatagtattcttttatactcatatatggaagtgaatagggtccacaaacggtttctcaaaaaaatcttcattcttgttcatcagaacaaagaaatttatacaggtttgtaacaacatgaggatgagtaaaatatgacagaattttcattgtggggatgaactatccctttaagcatggaaaagtcagattttcatgatataccCCCTTTAATTTAACCAAGTTATCTAAACTAAATTAGTAACTTGTTTAACCTTTGAAAAGTTACAAATCATTCAGGGAAACAGTTCTGTTCTTAAGCAAATAATTTGCAGATATGTGGACAAATTTTGTTATTTGAAAATATCAAACAAAAGGGCCAACAATTACAGGAACAGAAAGATTATATGATGAAAAGCACGATGAGCTCACTTGGATGTAACAAGAAACGTTATATATCCTAACATATGAAACAGACACATTTTATACACACAAAAATCattcacatttttaaacaatgtcaaaactaaacaaaaatgtaaatggtgtAATGACAAAAGAGAAAAATGTATTATGGCCTATTTTCTATTATATataatgagtttttttttaaaatagcaaaccaaattgtttaaaggttttaataggcACGTGAGTCGtgctcatttaaaatatatttagcttaTCTTCCGTTAAAACATTACATAGCATTACAACATACTCTTATTGAATGTAATGACGAGACTtttattatgaaaatattatatgaCGCTTAATGTTTCGCTGAGTTGCATCattttctctcttcctctcctCACCGGTAAGGATCCGCATGTGAGTGTTCAGTTGTCACTTTACTCATTatttgttatagtttatacttACAGATATTATCACCGATAATTGCCATCATGAAATTCATATAGAAAGCAGTAAATAAAC contains:
- the rpl29 gene encoding large ribosomal subunit protein eL29 — translated: MAKSKNHTTHNQSRKWHRNGIKKPRSQRYESLKGVDPKFLRNMRFAKKHNKKGMKGVAQKEAPK